A stretch of Xenopus laevis strain J_2021 chromosome 8S, Xenopus_laevis_v10.1, whole genome shotgun sequence DNA encodes these proteins:
- the crabp2.S gene encoding cellular retinoic acid-binding protein 2-like, producing the protein MPNFSGHWKMKQSENFEEMLKALGVNVMLRKIAVAAASKPAVEIKQEGEMFYIKTSTTVRTTEINFKIGEEFDEQTVDGRPCKSLAKWVSENKMACEQRLLKGDGPKTAWTRELTNDGELILTMTADDVVCTRIYIRD; encoded by the exons ATGCCCAACTTCTCTGGACACTGGAAAATGAAGCAGTCAGAGAACTTTGAGGAGATGCTGAAGGCTTTGG GAGTGAATGTGATGCTGAGGAAGATCGCCGTGGCTGCGGCGTCTAAACCAGCCGTAGAGATAAAGCAGGAAGGAGAGATGTTCTACATAAAAACCTCAACAACAGTTCGGACCACTGAGATCAACTTCAAAATTGGGGAGGAGTTTGATGAACAGACTGTGGATGGGCGCCCTTGCAAG AGTCTGGCCAAATGGGTGAGTGAAAACAAAATGGCTTGTGAACAAAGACTTCTCAAAGGAGATGGACCCAAGACAGCCTGGACCAGAGAACTGACCAACGATGGAGAGCTTATCCTG ACCATGACTGCTGATGATGTTGTCTGCACACGGATTTACATCAGGGACTAA